CTGATATCCAGAATCTTGTGAATTTCATCCTGGGTGTAAGGTTGAGTCGAGATAATGAGAAGACGATCAAGTAGATCAATAGGAATCCCGTGTGGAGATTTGTAATTAGTGCCACGAATAGTTGTGATGCCTCGGTTCGTTGCAACAACTAATATCGGAGACATCTCGTTCTCGAGAGCCCGATTTAGGAATGAAAAACACTCTATATCAAGCATGTGTACCTCATCAATGAAAATAACACCAGGCATAATCTCTGCCTTTCCTTCTTCTTTCCACTCTGCCACTTTGGTGTCAATTTGTTCCCGAACTTCAGCACGGATTTCACCTGTATCACCTGTGAAAAGAGCGAGAAATCCCTGTGTTCTGCTGTTAATAACATCAATCTCATGAAGAGTAACACAATGAACAACCTCCTTCCTCTTCTGCAACTCTCCATCAGGACACTGCACAAACTTCACCTGTGGTCCCATAGCATCGAAATCCCTCGACCTAGAAAACGATCTACCTAGCTTCGTGATCTTCCCTGAAGCCTTATCAATGGCAATGACGTCGCCACTCGTGACCTTCTCCTTTCCGATAGCCTCGATCATCTTCGCTCCAAGGTCGTAGACAGTCTCCATCTCCGTCGACTTCAGCGTCAACTTCCCTGTCTTAGCAGCAGCACCGGAAACCGCCGGACGGTCGATCTGAACCTCAACAACCTCGCCTTCAATCACCTCCGTTTCTTCCTTGATACGAACACCGATCGCCTTGCGAAAGGCTTGTGTTAGGGCTTCGGTCTTCGACATCTCGAGTGAGAAGAGCTCGCTGCCGGCGATCATGGCGAACGGCGTTTCAAGGCCGAGAGACTTAGCCATCCCCATAGCGATGGCGGTTTTGCCTGTTCCTGGTTGTCCGGCAATAAGAACTGCGCGGCCAGCGATTTTCCCGTCTTTTATCATTTGAAGGATGACGCCGGCGGACTTACGAGCGGAGACTTGGCCAACCATACCTTCAGAGACATCGCGTGGCTCTAATGAGGAGTCTAGACCGAGGCCACGGATGTGAGAGTGAGCTCCCACGCGCTCAATGCGCGTTAGGTCGCGGGTTTCGGATAGCTTCAGCTCCGTCATGGTTGCAGCGGCGACGGAGAAAGTGGATTAGTGGAAATGAAGAGGGTTTAGGGTTTGGAGTGTGCGTTTACTGGTTTTCATTCATCAttgtaaaattttaatattaatcctTTTCGAAATGATCTTTTAGacaccatttaaaaaaaaaaaaaagtatttcaaTTTTTGTAAAACTTAATTATCACACTTTTTACATATTTAAAAGCTAAATATTTTTCACGAAATTTGATATTTTATAGTTTATAGTACATGATCAAACTATATGTCTACAATATTAATTAACAGTATTAGTTGGGTTGACAATTAAATTCATTAAGTGGATCGATAGTGATTGACGTTGAACTTTATAAGAAGGATTAAAGTCGATTTTCAGTAGCGATTAATGTTGAATTTGATAGGAAGAAACACATTTTGAACCTTCGCAACTGTGATCGGGAGAAAACTGAAACTACTTGATGTCATAACTGACCCCGAACTAAATTAGGCGGCCCAGTGGATCGGATACTGGtggtgaaaaaaatattttaatcccCACAACTGCGATCGAAAAAAAGACTGAAACAACTTAATGTTAGAACTGACTTTCAAACCGTTCCAATGGATTGATAGTgcctttgaaaataaataaaaaaatgcattcaATCAATCAATTACTTAAAATATTAGTTAATAGATTGAATTCAATCAAtccatttaaaattataaatgaaTTCAATCCATCTAATTTTTTGAAATTCATtgagttgtttatttttttattttaaattaaataggtaaattttataacaaataattaaaaaaatattgtataaaaattaataaaaaattatttagctTTTTTCCTTTGCAACTTAGATCTACTTTGTCAACTCTAGCATTAACCTATACTTTCATCTTTTGATTCAATGTCTTCCAAGCCTACAAATCAGTCTCCAAAGACTTAGATGATGTTATTCAAGCAGCTTTTTTGCATATTGATGATGTCATCAACCACACTTATCCTCAAATTAATGAGAGATTTCAAGTTACTCGTCAGAATTTGGAACTGCGACTAGGGAATATCCACACTAGAATGGATAATCAACAACAAATTATTGACTTTAGACATGAATCTCTTATGACTCTTTTCACAAAATTGATGGCTCAAAGTGGACTGCATCAATCAGCCACGACTTACACAACTGCATCTTCTGCGAGTATATTTCTCATTTTTCTATATCCCATTGGTTATGGTCCTACTCATACACCTATTGTTTCACCAAATACCCATATCTTTACTCACGATAGTCCCATCTCTACCCATAAAGCTTCACACTCAAACAATCATATTACCCTAATATTACTGCTACATTGGGAAACACaacaatgttagaacaagatttggttctgcaatatgtctttgagttttgatgataacaatgagtatgtttgtatgaacaattttgttataCTAATGTTTCTTATGTTGAGTACTTAACAAACATGTTCTGACTCTGATGAAAAGGCGTGGCTCAAACATCAGAAACTACCAAGTTATGTTTCCGCGCTACACAAGTTCTGATAAACAgtagcaaagtttcagaagcatCTGAAGACATTACTCTGATACGAAGTCTGAAGAAACCATTTTGAAGACCAAGtactgaagactctgaagacttgaagttctgaagactaaagtttctgaagacaaatgattctgaagaccaagtgctgaagacgtggttctgaagactctgaagacttgaagctctaaagatccaaagcttattttcttttcttctaatTCATGTTGtgagcctctgaagttcaagaagaatagaagataccATTATGTAGTACGAGGTACAAGGTACAGACGAATGTTTTGTTCCACTACCATGAAAGGACGGACGTTACGTACTATCTTGAATTCCATTTTGAAAATCTAACCATATGAATGATGAATTGAATGTTGTCCATATGTAAAGTTCTTCGACAAATTTACACTTGAACAATTCTTTTAACCTTCAATTTTCCATCCATTTGCAAAAGTTTGAAGCTTGAACTTGAATTCACCTTGAATTATGTGACTTCACCTCAAATGCATTAAGGTAACCAAAaactttgaaatgaaaaagaaTCATAATCACttgaacaaattttgaatgaAACATCCATGACCAAATTTCATCTTGAGTGAAAGGATGAATAAGCTTGACAAACAAAACCTTAATTTTGACCTTTCAAAGCAAAACAATGACTTTATCAAAGACCAAAAGCATGATCATCTAAACAGATAATGAATCATAGGTGATGACCAAAGGACTGATGAACCAAAACTTGATGAGAAAAACCATATTCCTCAAAGAGAAACTTAGGTTTTAGCCATTAATCCAATGATTCGCAAGTAAGACACCTCAAGTGCATATAAGAATTATCTTGGTGAAAGGACTTGAATAATCTTGATTAGATAAAGAACAAAGACTAGGTCAAAGAATAATGAATCAATTCCAAGCTTCCTTCATTAGTATGATGACTCAGTGAATTAACTTTTTGACTGAGAATTAGGTCAACAAGAATCCATGACCTTATGCACTATCTTCTTTTCCAAGCAATTAGTCAATGATTTGGGGTTTAACTCAACTTACACATCAAAATCCTAATCTTGATATACAATTTATGCACAACCACAATTGAATGATGATCATAGGGAGAGATCCTAATCTTGACTGAGAGAACATGGCTTGAGCTTCATGAAGAAACACTCCATTCTCTTCCACGAATAATGAATAATTCCCAAATTATAGATGCAAAATAAATGCACCAAATCATAGCTTCAACTCTTGTTAACTTGTTAAGAAAACCTTTAAACATAACTTGCAACACAGACAAGCAACAATAAGCTATCCTCTTGATCCATGGAGTGCCTTGGTCAACTCACAACCTTGGCCATGAAATCCTAATTGCTGATTCAAGCCatcatgcttattctctgatccATACTTGAATTCAAGCAAAGAAAATAACATCTTGGACAGAGACATCAGCTAAAGTCACATGCAAATGAATGTCAATGAATGGtcgataaaaaatatattaatgaatGATAGTTGATATCTTAGGgataaaaattggggtatgacagtatgtaGTTTTCAAAATATGTCAGACTTAGCATTTGTTGTGTAACAACTAAGTTAGTTAGAGTTTGATTGGTGAACAAGCAAACTCAACTATAAATAGGGAGACACGATCTATTTTGTGTAAGTAAGCAATTCCGTTAGAATtgagaattaataaaaaaaatatgcttTTCCCAACATCtagaattttcatctttctctcaaTTATCTTCTCTAATAATCTTTGCGCAACTGAATCATCTTGCAATCAAGGAGTGATTGAAACACTCGAGTGAAGAGTGAAGAACATGAGTAGCGATCAATTAGAAAGTTTGATTCTTATTCATCAAGATTGATTCGGATTATCTCCAAAATTAGGGTTAATTCCAACCATTAATAAAGTTGGCTCACCGGTTTGGAAACTTTATTAGTGTAATCCATTCCTTTACAAAATGTTTATGAAATTGATCTTTGTGATGTGTGTTAACTAGggggtgttcatggttcatgaactTAATTGCACTGAACCACAATAatgatttggttcagttttcaaaaaccatttcaataaaaattcagTTAATtgttaaatcaatttcaatccaGTTGATAACTAGTTTAAAACCAATTTACTTTTATAAACTGATTTTACTATATGAAATGGTTTTACAACTAGTTGTATTTTATGAACTAGTTTCAgaattgatttgttttaaaatcatacttttaaaattaattttaatatattatcatAAAAATTCTTGAATctgtctaaaattaaaattaagaagatcaaattaattatcatacaaaaaattaaaacctaaaaaaatgAATCTGTCAAGATTAAATTCCAGTCGATTTTTTTGAAACATGTTACGATGATGCAAAAAAACACCCTATTGgacaaatttgaaaaaaaataaaatttttcacTAAAGAGTTTAAAATGGTTTAAGCTGATTTTTAAAATTCAAGTAAGTTAATTGAATTGTTAAAAATAAatggtttttaatatttttttgacaaatatgtATTAGGACAcacattaataaattatttataaaaatatttttttaaaatatgtgtaattagatttttaaaattttaaatataactttattctGATCAAAATTTCTATTACTATTAACCATAGTTTGTACTAAATAGCTTGCTTCTTGATTCCAATCAAGTAACATCCTTTTTTTTGCTTTCATGTCTACTATTTCAAGAAAGAAGCTACTGGAACCTTCTTCCGTGGCCCTTCCTATTCATCAAAATTAGTTTAATATGATCTTGATTTCATAGTCAATTCAACGGAGCCATCGAACGAATTTTACATTGATGTTCAATTCCTCGCCGCTGGCTGCGATAATGGTGGAAATCCAGGGTTAGGATGAGGTTGCTTTTGTGCTAGGTAATTTCAACGTATCACCCTCATTTCTTTTAATCTTTTCTCCTCTGCGTCTTTTTTAATACGAATAACGGTCATATTTCACAtgtattaaaaaaacttaaatatttcagtaaaataaataaattatgtgtAGTTATCATATGTATTTACTATTTGGTATAGGAatatgacaattttttttttgactgAA
The Vicia villosa cultivar HV-30 ecotype Madison, WI linkage group LG6, Vvil1.0, whole genome shotgun sequence genome window above contains:
- the LOC131610326 gene encoding uncharacterized protein LOC131610326, which produces MTELKLSETRDLTRIERVGAHSHIRGLGLDSSLEPRDVSEGMVGQVSARKSAGVILQMIKDGKIAGRAVLIAGQPGTGKTAIAMGMAKSLGLETPFAMIAGSELFSLEMSKTEALTQAFRKAIGVRIKEETEVIEGEVVEVQIDRPAVSGAAAKTGKLTLKSTEMETVYDLGAKMIEAIGKEKVTSGDVIAIDKASGKITKLGRSFSRSRDFDAMGPQVKFVQCPDGELQKRKEVVHCVTLHEIDVINSRTQGFLALFTGDTGEIRAEVREQIDTKVAEWKEEGKAEIMPGVIFIDEVHMLDIECFSFLNRALENEMSPILVVATNRGITTIRGTNYKSPHGIPIDLLDRLLIISTQPYTQDEIHKILDIRCQEEDVDMNEGAKQLLTKIGVETSLRYAIHLITAAALACQKRKGKTVELEDINRVYNLFLDVKRSTQYLMEYQSQYMFSETGEVDEDDAIAMVP